In the Gopherus flavomarginatus isolate rGopFla2 chromosome 6, rGopFla2.mat.asm, whole genome shotgun sequence genome, one interval contains:
- the PCBD1 gene encoding pterin-4-alpha-carbinolamine dehydratase translates to MAGKAHRLSTDEREQLLPNLKAVGWNEVEGRDAIFKEFHFKDFSRAFGFMTRVALQAEKLDHHPEWFNVYSKVHIILSTHECAGLSERDINLASFIEQVAASLS, encoded by the exons ATG gCAGGAAAAGCCCACAGGTTGAGCACTGATGAGAGGGAGCAACTGCTGCCAAACCTAAAAGCTGTAGGGTGGAATGAGGTGGAAGGGAGAGATGCCATCTTCAAAGAGTTCCATTTCAAGGACTTCAGTCGG GCCTTTGGGTTCATGACCAGAGTCGCTCTGCAGGCAGAAAAACTGGACCACCACCCTGAATGGTTCAACGTTTACAGCAAG gttcACATTATCCTGAGCACACATGAGTGTGCAGGCTTATCAGAGCGGGATATCAATTTGGCCAGTTTCATAGAGCAAGTTGCAGCTTCTCTGTCTTGA